TAGCAAAAATAAACCCTAAGGCACGTTCATTTGCTATCTTAGTCGTCGGCTTTTTTAGTTGTATGTTTATTAGAGAATGCGATGGTGTCCTTGATAAGGTTTATCATGGATTTTGGCTTGTGCCAGCACTTGTCGTCACCTTCGTATGTATTTTCTTTGCTCTAAAAGATAAACAAGGCTTACTTTCCACCTCTGCAAAATTCTTCGATAGCCGTTACTTCTACACTATGAGTTGTGCGTTAGTTGTGGTTCTGGTTTTTTCTCGCTTAGTTGGTATGAATCACTTATGGCAAACCCTGCTACAAGGGCAGTACATTCGAACAGTTAAAAATCTTGCAGAGGAAGGGACGGAATTACTCGGATATTCTTTATTAGCATACAGCGCATTAGGTTTTGGATATCAAGTGCGAAAAATACAAGTATCAGAATAATAAAAAAAAGCTAATTGATAGGGGGAGGTTCAATTAGCTTTTACTTAAAATTTATTCACTCAAGGCTTCTGTTTTTTTAATAAAATAACTCAACATACGTATGATATCAGCCTTGCTAATATCTTTGGCTACCAATGCTAATTCAAGGTCTTTTTTCATCACTTTCACTAGCACTTGCTTTTCTAAGTCATATTTATTCATCAATTACTGCCTCAAAATTGGTTTAGAACAATTATAAATACCAACTAGAATTGGGGGGATAGCATCTGAAATTTAGTTCATATCCTATATGCCTAATACCCTTCAATTTATAGAACAAACACTTAGTTTGATTATCTCTACCATTTCTTATGAATAACTAACCACTTCAAAATAAACGTAAAGCGAATGACATAAAAACGACATAAATTTGAAATACTATATACATTACTAATTGCTCTTGAAGATACTCTTAACATTATTCATCAAGGTGCAGCGTTAATTAAAGATGTAGTAGAAAAGTCATGAATAGAATGAAAGTCGAAAACGTTATGTCCAATACTTACGTTGTGGTTGATGGACTAATGACAGTCGCCGAAGGGATCTTATTAGCTAAACAGAAACAAGTAAAAGAACTCATTATAAAAAAACGACATGATGATGATGAGTACGGAATTGTATTATTAAGTGATATTGCCAAAAAAGTGCTCATGCAAAACCGCTCAGCAGAGAGAACCAATATTTATGAAATCATGACAAAACCCGTGCTTTCTGTCTCACCCGATATGAACATAAAATATTGTGCTCGCCTATTTGAGCGCTTTGGAATCAGTCGTGCCCCTGTGATAAGACACGGAGAAATAATTGGAATGGTAAGTTACAACAATATTGTTCTTAATGGGTGGCAGGGTTTGGATATTAAATAAGTGACTTAAAGAACTGAGCCTTTAAGTCACTCTTATTAAAGTAAGATACTATTGAGTTTTTTGAATAATTAACGGTGCGAAATCTGCAGTTGCGTTGTTTCCAGCGCCTGAGTGTTCCGTGTATTCAGTGTCTTTCATTATGGTGTAAAACACATCAACAAAATCGTCATCGTTAACGAATAAATCATCAGGAAGTAACGCTATAATTGCACTCGTCATTTGAGGAATAATCAAATACGCTTGCGCTTCCTTATCAGGAATTGTAGCTAAGAAATCACTTGCTGCTTTTAAGATAGTTTGCGCTAACTGCTTATAATCCGTTTTATCATCTTGTTCCATTAGAATAATATCGGCAGCCCCCCAACGATAGCGATCCCAAAAAACCATGATCTGATTAGCAGGATATGATTGCTCTGCGTAATCTAAGTATGGCATTTCAATCACATCAATTGTTGGCTCGTCTCTTGAAGGGCTGACGCCAGATACGATTGCGTATATTTCAGCCTTACCAGAGATCCAAGGTTCATGATCATCTTTTAACTGAATTTTTTTTAAGATAGTAGTATTAATTTCAGTTTGTTCCGTAGCAGACCTTAACATCGCATAAGGGGCAGGCTTCACCTTTTCACTTGGTTCACTAGATTGCAGTGCTTTAAACTCATCACGCATTAACGCTAAACCAGCTTTTAGTTCTTCACGGTTATTAGTATCAACCACTAATACTGGACGCTCTGGAACATCGTAAACATCTAAATAATGAAGATTGCCATCAATATCATAAGCCTCAATATATTGCCATTCGCTCTCAGCCCCTTCTGGTTCAAAGGCAAATAATGGACTTTGACCTGCTTGCCAGCGAGCTAACATACTTGGGTCAGCTAAGCGCAATTCAAGCAATTCATCGGTATATTTTTCTAAGCCACGAGCTTGGATCTCAGTTTTATTTGCTGTTGTCATTGCAGCCATAAAAGTGCGAACTTGTGGTTGAGGTTTAGTTTGAGTTGATAAATCAGATAATGAAGCACTCATTTGATACTGATTAATGGTACTTTTTAAATTGTTTTCTAATTGTGGAAAAGCACGGCTTAACTCTTGTGCCAAAGCACGCTTAGACACATCATCTTGTGCCGCAGCCATAGCAGGAGTCATCAAGCAAAATACGAGTAGCGCTGTTAATTTGTTCATACAGCATTCCTTATTTATAGTTATTGTATTGATTTTGAATCCATTCAAATTTGTCCTTACCCCAACCATACCAAAAATGAGAAAAAATTAAAGTCAATACTCTAATTTATCTTTCGAATATCAAGAATCAAAAATGAGACAGTGTTTTTCGATGAGATGAACTGTTATTTACTACGATTGATATTAACTTGGCAATTTGTACAAAAGTAGACCAGACTATTTTGTAGGTGCAGATAAATGAGGCGATATAATGACATTAACTTCGTGGCTAGCTTCAATTTCAGACTGGTATCAAGAAAAGCACGATAGGCCGCTTGATTCACTTGAACAATTGGTTTATTCAGCGCCAACATCCATTTGGGGACCAGAATTAACCGATAATCAAAGTAAAGCGATTGCTTGCTGGCTAGATGGATGCCTACGAGTTTTTGAGCACGCTAAGTATCATAATATTGCAAAAGCATTTCAAACATTACAATACATCAGCTCAAAGTTAGAAATGGCCGCCTTTAACTCTGCAGCAGATATTGAGATCAAAGATTGGTGTATTAAACGACTACAGCACATTACTGTATTAAGTTTAGAGTTCTGTAACCAACAACATGATCAACCCACATGGAATAATGAAGCTAATACATTAATTGAAAATCACGTTAAATTAATGGCAAGTGTGGCTTGGAATGAAAAACAGACACCTTCAAATATTCACACTTCAAACTCACTTCATTAATAGTAACAATAAAATGCAGCGTTGATCGCTGCTTTTTTATTAACTGTATTAACCCTTAATCTGCCTCATTTGAGACAAATATTGTATCCACCCTTTTGCTTCAT
The window above is part of the Aliivibrio fischeri ATCC 7744 = JCM 18803 = DSM 507 genome. Proteins encoded here:
- a CDS encoding CBS domain-containing protein: MNRMKVENVMSNTYVVVDGLMTVAEGILLAKQKQVKELIIKKRHDDDEYGIVLLSDIAKKVLMQNRSAERTNIYEIMTKPVLSVSPDMNIKYCARLFERFGISRAPVIRHGEIIGMVSYNNIVLNGWQGLDIK
- a CDS encoding DUF3103 domain-containing protein, whose product is MNKLTALLVFCLMTPAMAAAQDDVSKRALAQELSRAFPQLENNLKSTINQYQMSASLSDLSTQTKPQPQVRTFMAAMTTANKTEIQARGLEKYTDELLELRLADPSMLARWQAGQSPLFAFEPEGAESEWQYIEAYDIDGNLHYLDVYDVPERPVLVVDTNNREELKAGLALMRDEFKALQSSEPSEKVKPAPYAMLRSATEQTEINTTILKKIQLKDDHEPWISGKAEIYAIVSGVSPSRDEPTIDVIEMPYLDYAEQSYPANQIMVFWDRYRWGAADIILMEQDDKTDYKQLAQTILKAASDFLATIPDKEAQAYLIIPQMTSAIIALLPDDLFVNDDDFVDVFYTIMKDTEYTEHSGAGNNATADFAPLIIQKTQ